A stretch of Lathyrus oleraceus cultivar Zhongwan6 chromosome 6, CAAS_Psat_ZW6_1.0, whole genome shotgun sequence DNA encodes these proteins:
- the LOC127095112 gene encoding uncharacterized protein LOC127095112: protein MTLEQVEANQATMRSDINTIQEKMDQLLETMLAIAQRERVADAEAEARRNDNPSSLVHQDDNFVHAKKGLVHVPVGSKGDEDRAEPSEAPAHYGSEIGDDPYEAFYVPDHPKPKTLPDPSADRLRALEKKVKAIEGNIIFGASNMNMRLVSNLVIPAKFKTPDFEKYQGQTCPRSHLVMYFRKMAAHTENDKLLIHCFQDSLSGASLRWYMSLEQGRIQSWEDLADAFLRQYKYNLDMAPDRMQLQGMAMKENELVSSAASDFAHLVTIGDRIEKGLRDGKISGAVATSSAPKKYSGGFQKKKEGETNAVSRGYKGKQQASYGQVAAVVPIPYQQPIQQQPMYQPQHQQPRQQQNSAPPRQFKPKPPRRQLDPLPVPYSQIFPYLQKEGLLTLRELKPAVFPYPPGYDANAHCEFHMGAPGHTLENCFAFQNRVQDLIEAKVVTFTPRRPNVNTNPMPTHGGASVSAIEESDQGELILKVEEIQTPITMIGAQLLKSGLVLEELVNDENDKGLRNFIQQMLDRGELQISRRAKNKEEKEIAVVVDILYDEVNVDIPFDKVNVDIPFDKVNVDIPFDEVNVDIPFDEVNVAIPYDEVNVEIPINPLVIEFPAPFAYEDEKAVPWIYQPRAFKQGQEDQPVVINEPNVTSIVGPAGITRSGRVFAPRAVDASTKAKGKEVATPIQIPVPSREMQEMHLSPKAAVTREEAEEFLRIIKKSDYKVVDQLNQTPLKISMLSLLLNSEAHRNSLLKVLSAAHITKDITTEQFDDVIACVTTGNFLGFNDDELPVEGKNHNKALHISLKCIDTILSRVLVDTGSSLNVMPKTTLIKLPMEGMNMKPSTLIVKAFDGSRRAVIGEVDLPIKIGPTFFNITFQVMDIHPGYSCLLGRPWYHSAGAVTSTLHQKLKFITNDKMIVIGGEEDILVSHLTSFRYIEVDGEITETPFQSLEVVNMMAVQKTLEAPKSGPSMASWQGAKAVIESENAQDWGKVVEVNQKRDKFGLGYDPSSIEASNQHDGEQIPPVKETFISAGHIFGNQVAMINVEDHEEGASSWIRQAAPNEELTNWKAVEICPD from the exons ATGACGTTAGAACAAGTGGAGGCTAACCAAGCTACCATGAGGTCAGACATCAATACGATCCAAGAGAAGATGGATCAACTGCTGGAAACAATGCTCGCCATCGCCCAGAGAGAGAGGGTTGCGGATGCAGAAGCTGAGGCTAGAAGGAATGATAACCCATCAAGTTTGGTCCACCAAGACGACAACTTCGTCCACGCCAAGAAGGGTCTGGTTCATGTACCAGTAGGGAGCAAGGGAGATGAGGATCGTGCAGAGCCTTCTGAAGCACCTGCTCATTATGGGTCCGAAATAGGCGATGACCCATACGAAGCTTTCTATGTGCCCGATCATCCGAAGCCTAAGACACTTCCAGACCCATCTGCGGATAGGCTTCGTGCCTTGGAAAAGAAGGTCAAGGCTATCGAAGGGAATATTATCTTCGGTGCCTCTAACATGAACATGCGCTTGGTATCAAATTTAGTCATTccggctaaatttaaaactcctGATTTCGAAAAATACCAAGGCCAGACTTGCCCAAGAAGTCACCTAGTGATGTACTTCAGGAAAATGGCTGCTCATACCGAAAATGACAAACTGCTTATACACTGTTTCCAAGATAGTTTGAGTggagcatctctgagatggtatatgagtttagAGCAAGGGCGGATTCAAAGCTGGGAAgatttggctgacgcatttctccgTCAGTACAAATATAATTTGGATATGGCACCCGACCGAATGCAGTTGCAAGGGATGGCAATGAAAGAAAATGA ATTGGTGAGTAGTGCAGCATCCGATTTTGCGCATCTGGTCACAATCGGAGATCGTATAGAAAAGGGTCTGAGGGATGGAAAGATTTCAGGAGCTGTGGCCACCTCTAGCGCACCGAAAAAGTATTCTGGAGGCTTCCAGAAGAAAAAAGAAGGTGAAACGAATGCTGTATCTAGAGGCTATAAGGGGAAGCAACAGGCTTCATATGGCCAAGTCGCTGCCGTGGTACCCATACCTTATCAACAACCCATACAACAACAACCAatgtatcaaccacaacatcaacaacctcgtcaacaacagAACTCAGCACCACCAAGACAATTCAAGCCAAAGCCTCCAAGAAGGCAACTTGACCCTCTGCCAGTACCTTATAGCCAAATATTCCCATATTTGCAAAAGGAGGGTCTTCTGACATTGAGGGAGCTAAAACCGGCTGTTTTTCCATACCCACCAGGATATGATGCTAACGCCCATTGTGAATTTCACATGGGAGCGCCCGGCCATACCCTGGAGAATTGTTTTGCATTCCAAAATAGGGTACAAGACCTGATTGAAGCAAAAGTTGTTACCTTCACTCCAAGACGCCCGAACGTGAACACTAATCCCATGCCAACACACGGAGGTGCTTCCGTCAGTGCCATAGAGGAGAGTGATCAGGGAGAACTGATTCTTAAGGTTGAGgagattcaaacccctatcaccaTGATAGGGGCACAACTGCTAAAAAGTGGTCTAGTCTTAGAGGAGCTAGTCAATGATGAGAATGACAAAGGGTTGAGgaattttatacaacaaatgctgGATCGAGGCGAGTTACAGATCAGTCGCCGTGCTAAGAACAAAGAAGAGAAAGAGATAGCCGTTGTGGTGGATATCCTTTACGATGAAGTTAACGTGGACATCCCTTTTGATAAGGTTAACGTGGACATCCCTTTTGATAAGGTTAACGTGGACATCCCTTTCGATGAGGTTAACGTGGACATCCCTTTCGATGAGGTTAATGTGGCCATCCCTTATGATGAGGTTAATGTGGAAATCCCCATAAACCCCTTGGTGATAGAGTTTCCAGCGCCGTTCGCATATGAGGATGAGAAGGCGGTACcatggatatatcagcccagagcttttaagcaagGGCAGGAAGACCAACCTGTGGTAATCAACGAACCAAATGTTACCTCAATTGTGGGGCCAGCCGGAATAACGCGCAGTGGCCGAGTGTTTGCACCAAGGGCTGTTGATGCTTCTACAAAAGCCAAGGGGAAAGAAGTTGCTACTCCTATCCAAATTCCTGTCCCTAGTCGAGAAATGCAAGAAATGCATCTGTCACCTAAAGCTGCGGTCACTCGAGAGGAGGCTGAGGAATTTTTAaggataatcaagaaaagtgattataaagtggtagatcagttgaatcagaCACCTTTGAAAATCTCCATGCTATCTCTGTTGCTCAACTCAGAAGCACACAGGAATTCATTATTGAAAGTGTTAAGCGCAGCACATATCACGAAGGACATAACAACAGAACAGTTTGACGATGTGATAGCTTGCGTAACCACTGGAAATTTTTTGGGGTTTAATGATGATGAACTGCCAGTTgagggaaagaaccataacaaggccctaCATATCTCCTTGAAATGCATAGACACTATACTATCAAGGGTATTAGTAGACACAGGTTCCTCACTGAACGTCATGCCAAAAACCACGTTGATAAAGCTGCCGATGGAGGGGATGAATATGAAGCCCAGTACCCTGATTGTAAAAGCATTCGATGGCTCAAGACgagcagtgataggagaggttgacCTACCAATCAAAATAGGCCCAACCTTTTTCAATATCACATTCCAGgttatggacatacatcccgGTTATAGCTGCTTACTTGGGAGACCATGGTACCATTCTGCAGGTGCCGTCACCTCCACTTtacaccaaaagctaaaattCATTACCAATGACAAGATGATTGTGATTGGAGGGGAGGAGGATATCTTGGTTAGCCACTTAACATCTTTCCGATATATCGAAGTGGATGGCGAGATAACTGAAACACCATTCCAGTCCTTGGAAGTGGTAAATATGATGGCTGTCCAAAAGACATTGGAGGCTCCGAAGTCAGGACCGTCCATGGCCTCGTGGCAAGGAGCTAAGGCTGTGATAGAAAGTGAAAACGCTCAAGACTGGGGCAAAGTGGTGGAAGTGAACCAGAAGCGAGACAAGTTTGGGTTGGGGTATGACCCGTCGTCGATTGAAGCTAGTAACCAACACGATGGAGAGCAGATTCCTCCTGTAAAAGAAACGTTCATCAGCGCTGGCCACATTTTTGGAAATCAGGTGGCCATGATCAATGTTGAAGATCATGAGGAAGGAGCGTCTAGCTGGATACGACAAGCCGCGCCTAATGAAGAACTGACAAactggaaggctgtggaa ATATGCCCGGATTAG